From the genome of Rarobacter incanus, one region includes:
- a CDS encoding serpin family protein — translation MSPRDEAPDAPYKPSPSWRVIAATAAALSVLAMTACGARPYDPARGGTLAAKDVTMRTVAIADASSLPKVVAAARTLGLATLGSDTDPTAVSSPSSFAVALAMLAEGAKGKTLSDLDSALGASGEDRRDAFAAILSAMRKYDGDPALAGKDSLPDSALIHQADRVVIDTGFAVNDSYLNALADGFGANMQQAELSDASGKKILDSWVKKNTGGLIKQSAIEANDSLRVVLQSAIVFAAKWAVPFLERDTTDRTFTLLDGSKVTVPMMGWNDESAAYADLTGGWVALRLPYSEGAYADLLLPPKGTDPATATADLLAQAADKLAAATPGPTKVALPILDFTGTVDLSSPQTLQALGLGSALCDAPDADLSGIAGSPGDLCVQQVAQQVALHVSEDGTKAAAVTELGMDAAGAAVDPVRTIEFDRPYLLTINQADTGWPLFYAAVRNPAV, via the coding sequence ATGAGTCCACGCGATGAAGCTCCGGATGCCCCATACAAGCCGTCTCCTTCGTGGCGCGTCATCGCCGCGACGGCCGCCGCGCTGAGCGTGCTGGCGATGACCGCCTGCGGCGCCAGGCCATACGATCCGGCCCGAGGCGGCACGCTCGCGGCAAAGGACGTGACAATGCGCACCGTCGCGATCGCGGATGCGTCGTCGCTGCCCAAGGTTGTTGCCGCCGCGCGAACACTGGGCCTTGCGACGCTGGGAAGTGACACAGACCCGACGGCGGTCTCTTCGCCTTCGAGTTTCGCGGTCGCACTGGCGATGCTCGCGGAGGGTGCCAAAGGAAAGACGCTCAGCGATCTCGACTCCGCGTTGGGGGCTAGCGGCGAGGATCGCCGCGACGCGTTCGCCGCGATCTTGAGCGCCATGAGAAAGTACGACGGCGATCCCGCACTGGCCGGCAAGGATTCGCTCCCGGATAGCGCCCTCATTCATCAGGCGGATCGCGTCGTCATCGATACCGGTTTCGCAGTCAACGACTCCTACCTGAACGCCCTGGCTGACGGGTTTGGAGCCAACATGCAGCAGGCGGAACTATCCGATGCATCCGGCAAGAAAATCCTGGATTCGTGGGTGAAGAAGAACACCGGCGGGCTGATCAAGCAGTCCGCGATCGAAGCCAACGATTCGCTCCGTGTCGTATTGCAAAGCGCAATCGTATTTGCCGCGAAGTGGGCGGTCCCGTTCCTTGAACGGGACACCACCGACCGCACGTTCACGTTGTTGGACGGTTCCAAAGTCACCGTTCCCATGATGGGCTGGAATGACGAATCCGCCGCATATGCTGACCTGACGGGCGGTTGGGTGGCATTGCGGCTTCCCTATTCTGAGGGGGCATACGCCGATCTCTTGTTGCCACCGAAGGGGACGGACCCGGCAACTGCGACGGCCGACCTGCTTGCGCAGGCCGCGGACAAACTGGCCGCTGCCACACCTGGACCCACAAAAGTCGCGCTCCCAATTCTAGATTTCACGGGCACGGTCGATCTGAGCTCGCCGCAGACGCTGCAAGCGCTCGGCCTCGGATCCGCGCTATGCGATGCTCCCGACGCCGATTTGTCAGGCATCGCCGGTTCGCCGGGCGACCTTTGCGTACAGCAGGTCGCTCAGCAGGTAGCGCTCCACGTCAGTGAAGACGGGACCAAAGCTGCGGCAGTCACCGAACTCGGCATGGATGCGGCTGGAGCAGCGGTCGATCCCGTTCGAACCATCGAGTTCGATCGGCCGTACTTGCTGACGATCAACCAAGCGGACACCGGGTGGCCGCTGTTTTATGCGGCGGTCCGCAATCCGGCGGTCTAA
- the phoA gene encoding alkaline phosphatase: protein MRKKVSSLRGMGTAAVAGAMVGALAVGGAVAVAAQTSTPASVADHGGARRNTGDKTAQIKASLDNSKAKNVILLIGDGMGDSEITAARNYEYGAAGTLPGIDALPLTGQYTTYSVQKGTNKVDYVPDSAATGSAWATGTKTYDNAISVDTYGKPQASLLELAKAAGLKTGNVSTAEIQDATPAVQAAHISARSCYGPEKTTASCTSEALENGGLGSISEQYLATRADVTLGGGAKTFSEKAKAGEWKDKTLQEQAVDRGYQIVTNKNELAAISKADQTTPVLGLFASGNLETRWKPAIATAGGADSTVTPQRCEDNPSRDKETQPTLAEMTTKAIDLLDNDNGFFLQVEGASIDKKDHAADACGQIGETIDLDEAVQVALAFAKKQGNTTVIVTADHAHTSQIVDGAVPGLGIALETNEGSVMRMSYGTSPAGGSQQHTGSQLRVAGYGPGAANVVGLTDQTDLFYTIRDALGLQSTADPTAAPTFLTQPQSTQVAEGGTASFAASTNDAIGSIQWQIKRSSDKEFSSIVGGTGSYLSLPAVSATDDGAQIRAVVTNAKGSATSQIATLSVVKTNAGKIASSNQPVIAGTVRVGSTLTATAGSWNAAGVATTYQWMRAGKPIAGAIRSTYAVSKSDIGTALSVKVTAAKAGYAPGTANSLATVTVPMLAVSISAKAKKGKLTVRVTGADGVKAAGSVAVTAGKISLASAKKLSQGKATISLKALRKGKKAKITVRYFGSATYGAATKKATVKR from the coding sequence ATGCGGAAGAAAGTCAGCTCGTTGCGCGGCATGGGTACGGCGGCAGTCGCCGGCGCCATGGTCGGCGCGTTAGCGGTCGGCGGCGCGGTTGCGGTTGCGGCGCAAACCTCCACACCGGCGTCCGTCGCCGATCACGGTGGCGCCCGCCGCAACACCGGCGACAAGACGGCGCAGATCAAAGCATCGCTCGACAATTCGAAGGCAAAGAATGTCATCTTGCTCATCGGCGATGGCATGGGCGATTCCGAGATCACCGCAGCGCGAAACTACGAGTACGGCGCAGCGGGCACGCTGCCGGGGATCGATGCGCTGCCGCTCACGGGCCAGTACACGACTTATTCGGTTCAAAAGGGAACTAACAAGGTTGACTACGTGCCGGATTCCGCAGCGACGGGATCAGCGTGGGCCACAGGCACCAAGACCTACGACAACGCCATCTCCGTGGACACATACGGGAAACCGCAAGCAAGCCTGCTTGAGCTTGCCAAGGCCGCAGGGCTCAAGACCGGAAACGTTTCGACGGCAGAGATCCAAGACGCCACCCCTGCGGTCCAGGCCGCGCACATTTCCGCCCGCTCCTGCTACGGGCCCGAAAAGACCACCGCTTCGTGCACCTCAGAGGCGCTGGAGAACGGTGGCCTCGGCTCAATTTCCGAGCAGTACCTTGCGACTCGCGCGGATGTGACGCTCGGCGGCGGCGCCAAGACATTCTCCGAGAAGGCGAAGGCGGGCGAGTGGAAGGATAAGACGCTGCAGGAACAGGCCGTCGATCGTGGATACCAGATTGTCACGAATAAGAATGAACTCGCCGCAATCAGCAAGGCCGATCAGACCACTCCCGTGCTCGGATTGTTCGCGAGCGGGAACCTCGAGACGCGGTGGAAGCCTGCGATCGCAACCGCGGGCGGCGCGGACAGCACCGTGACGCCGCAGCGTTGCGAGGACAACCCGTCGCGTGACAAGGAAACCCAGCCCACGCTTGCCGAAATGACCACCAAGGCGATTGACCTGTTGGATAACGACAACGGGTTCTTCTTGCAGGTCGAAGGCGCCAGCATTGATAAGAAGGACCACGCCGCTGACGCGTGCGGCCAAATCGGGGAAACCATTGACCTCGACGAAGCTGTGCAGGTGGCTTTGGCCTTCGCCAAGAAGCAGGGCAACACCACCGTGATCGTGACGGCGGATCACGCGCACACCAGCCAGATCGTTGATGGTGCGGTTCCCGGGCTCGGGATCGCGCTTGAGACAAACGAAGGATCCGTCATGCGCATGTCGTATGGGACATCGCCGGCGGGCGGCTCGCAGCAGCACACGGGTTCGCAATTGCGAGTGGCCGGTTACGGACCGGGAGCTGCCAACGTCGTGGGCCTGACAGACCAGACGGACCTTTTCTACACGATTCGCGACGCGCTCGGGCTGCAATCCACCGCCGATCCGACGGCCGCGCCGACATTCCTCACCCAGCCGCAATCGACACAGGTTGCCGAGGGAGGGACCGCATCATTCGCGGCGAGCACAAACGACGCGATCGGATCGATTCAATGGCAAATAAAGCGGAGCAGCGACAAGGAATTCTCGTCGATCGTCGGTGGCACGGGTTCGTACCTCAGCCTTCCTGCGGTGTCTGCGACCGATGATGGCGCGCAAATTCGCGCGGTCGTGACGAATGCGAAGGGGAGTGCAACCTCCCAGATTGCAACCCTGAGCGTGGTGAAGACGAATGCAGGCAAGATCGCATCGAGCAACCAACCCGTCATCGCCGGAACGGTTCGGGTCGGCTCTACGCTTACCGCCACGGCAGGTTCATGGAATGCCGCGGGAGTAGCAACGACCTATCAGTGGATGCGTGCAGGTAAGCCCATCGCCGGAGCTATCCGTTCGACGTACGCGGTGTCGAAGTCAGATATCGGCACGGCGCTGAGCGTAAAGGTGACGGCGGCGAAGGCAGGATACGCCCCGGGAACGGCTAACTCGCTCGCGACCGTCACTGTCCCGATGCTGGCCGTGTCAATCTCGGCGAAGGCCAAGAAGGGCAAACTGACCGTGCGCGTGACAGGGGCTGACGGTGTGAAGGCCGCGGGGTCGGTAGCTGTTACGGCCGGCAAGATTTCCCTGGCATCGGCCAAGAAGCTCTCGCAGGGTAAAGCCACGATCTCGTTGAAGGCCCTGCGGAAGGGCAAGAAGGCGAAGATTACGGTGCGGTACTTCGGGTCCGCGACATACGGCGCGGCAACCAAGAAAGCTACCGTGAAGCGGTAG